Proteins encoded in a region of the Planococcus shixiaomingii genome:
- a CDS encoding sugar O-acetyltransferase encodes MDIKEFIDFCRAGNPISGEDKELHSLLIQCSFEAQKITMDLNTSYHSREEIGEIFSELTGTKIDPTFLCFPPFHTDFGKNITIGKNVFFNTGCSFQDRGGIRIGDGSMLGMNVTIATLNHGLSLETRNTTTPAPVIIGKDVWVGSNATILPGVTIGHNSVVAAGAVVTKNVPENTVVAGVPAKMMKSINGIL; translated from the coding sequence ATGGATATAAAAGAGTTTATTGATTTTTGCAGGGCAGGCAATCCCATTTCAGGCGAAGACAAAGAATTGCACTCACTATTAATACAGTGCAGTTTTGAAGCCCAAAAGATTACAATGGATTTGAATACATCCTATCATTCGAGAGAAGAAATTGGTGAGATCTTCAGTGAGCTGACAGGCACTAAAATAGACCCGACTTTTCTCTGCTTTCCGCCCTTTCACACGGATTTCGGGAAAAATATCACTATTGGAAAAAATGTATTTTTCAACACCGGGTGTTCGTTTCAAGATCGAGGCGGAATTAGAATCGGGGACGGATCCATGCTTGGGATGAATGTTACGATAGCGACACTCAATCATGGACTGTCTTTAGAAACACGGAACACAACAACTCCTGCTCCTGTGATAATTGGGAAAGATGTGTGGGTCGGGTCGAACGCCACCATACTTCCTGGTGTAACAATCGGCCACAACTCTGTCGTTGCGGCAGGGGCAGTAGTCACGAAAAACGTGCCGGAAAATACAGTTGTAGCTGGCGTACCGGCAAAAATGATGAAAAGTATTAATGGCATCCTGTAA
- a CDS encoding DMT family transporter has product MNSNWVKVIIAAVFEVGWVIGLKHSDSLLDWALTVVAIVISFYVMIMAGRELPVGTVYAVFVGLGTGGTVLAEIVLFNEPFSVAKLVMVGILLAGVIGLKLVTNDTPSEGREA; this is encoded by the coding sequence ATGAATTCAAACTGGGTGAAAGTCATCATTGCGGCTGTTTTTGAGGTAGGCTGGGTCATCGGCTTGAAGCATTCGGATAGTTTGTTGGATTGGGCTCTTACGGTTGTAGCGATTGTCATCAGTTTTTATGTGATGATCATGGCCGGGCGCGAATTGCCGGTCGGAACCGTCTATGCAGTCTTTGTCGGGCTTGGGACAGGGGGCACTGTTCTCGCAGAAATCGTCCTATTCAACGAGCCGTTCAGTGTTGCAAAATTGGTAATGGTCGGCATTCTTCTAGCCGGGGTCATCGGGTTGAAATTAGTAACAAATGATACACCTTCTGAAGGGAGAGAAGCCTAA
- a CDS encoding LysR family transcriptional regulator, producing the protein MEIRVLRYFIAVANEENISAAAKQLHLSQPTLSRQLRDLELELGTALFVRGNRKTTLTEEGMFLLKKAKEIIELTDKTEASFKESKEVIGGEIYIGGGETDAMHFIARTLKELLENHPGIRFHLYSGNADDITNRLDSGLLDFGVVIEPADKQKYDYIKLPATDIWGVLMRKDSPLAHKQFIQPEDLIDKPLLISRQTAVSNELTGWFGQNIEDLHIVATYNLIYNAALMVEENIGYALCLDKLINTSGNSNLCFKPITPKLEANLNMIWKKHQVFSNAANQFLKQLRNNMKTYDVKDY; encoded by the coding sequence ATGGAAATCCGCGTTTTACGTTATTTCATCGCCGTAGCAAATGAAGAGAATATTTCGGCTGCTGCAAAACAGCTTCATTTGTCTCAACCAACCCTATCAAGACAATTGAGAGATTTGGAATTGGAATTAGGAACAGCTTTATTTGTCCGAGGAAATCGCAAAACCACTTTAACAGAAGAAGGAATGTTCTTACTGAAAAAAGCTAAGGAAATTATTGAGTTAACAGACAAAACAGAAGCTAGTTTTAAAGAATCAAAAGAAGTTATAGGCGGGGAAATTTACATTGGCGGCGGTGAAACGGATGCAATGCATTTTATTGCCAGGACGTTAAAAGAGCTGCTCGAAAACCATCCGGGCATTCGATTTCACCTATACAGCGGAAATGCTGATGACATCACCAACAGATTGGATAGTGGATTATTAGACTTTGGAGTAGTCATAGAACCGGCAGATAAGCAAAAATATGATTATATAAAGTTACCGGCTACAGATATTTGGGGAGTATTGATGCGTAAAGACAGCCCTTTAGCACACAAACAGTTTATTCAGCCAGAAGATTTGATTGATAAGCCGCTATTGATTTCGCGCCAAACTGCTGTCAGCAATGAACTAACAGGATGGTTTGGACAAAATATCGAGGATCTTCATATCGTCGCAACGTATAATCTGATTTATAATGCTGCGCTAATGGTTGAAGAAAATATTGGCTATGCCTTGTGTTTGGATAAACTCATTAACACATCTGGCAACAGCAACCTGTGCTTCAAACCCATTACGCCGAAATTAGAAGCTAATTTAAATATGATCTGGAAAAAACACCAGGTGTTTTCCAATGCTGCTAATCAATTTTTGAAACAGCTTCGAAATAATATGAAAACATACGATGTAAAAGATTATTAA
- the sstT gene encoding serine/threonine transporter SstT → MNLFKKWNQISIVKQILVGLIVGIILAVSIPEAAKSLTILGSLFVGALKAIAPVLVLFLVMASIAQHKKGQQTNMKSIVFLYLLGTFLAGLIAVIASFIFPVGITLTKGAEDLAAPGSAIEVIKTLVMNVVDNPVNALINANYIGILAWAIVLGLALRNAADSTKTLVSNFSDAVAKMVGWVIKFAPFGIMGLVIESITTNGLASLLSYLELLVLLIGCMLFVALVVNPLIVYINIRRNPYPLVFRCLRESGITAFFTRSSAANIPVNMKLSEKLGLDKDTYSVSIPLGATVNMAGAAVTISVLTLAAVHTLGIQVDIPTAVILSVLAAVCACGASGVAGGSLLLIPLACSLFGIPNDVAMQVVAVGFVIGVLQDSFETALNSSTDVLFTATAEYRKRLKEGETVKVNQAFDIKKPAKDLVNS, encoded by the coding sequence TTGAATTTATTTAAAAAGTGGAACCAGATAAGTATCGTGAAACAAATTTTAGTTGGCTTGATCGTTGGTATCATACTCGCTGTTTCGATTCCGGAAGCAGCAAAATCTTTGACTATTTTAGGATCTTTATTTGTAGGGGCACTAAAAGCGATCGCTCCTGTATTAGTCCTGTTCCTAGTAATGGCATCGATTGCTCAGCATAAAAAAGGCCAGCAAACAAATATGAAATCGATCGTCTTCCTATATCTGTTAGGGACATTTTTAGCGGGATTGATAGCAGTAATTGCTAGTTTCATTTTCCCTGTCGGTATAACGCTTACTAAAGGGGCAGAGGATTTGGCAGCTCCTGGAAGCGCAATTGAAGTTATTAAAACGTTAGTAATGAACGTTGTCGATAATCCAGTCAACGCTTTGATCAATGCAAACTATATCGGTATTTTAGCTTGGGCGATTGTTCTTGGATTGGCGTTAAGAAATGCCGCTGATTCTACAAAAACACTGGTATCTAATTTCTCGGATGCTGTTGCCAAAATGGTTGGCTGGGTCATTAAGTTCGCGCCATTCGGTATTATGGGTCTCGTGATCGAATCGATTACTACAAACGGACTTGCGTCGTTGCTAAGCTATTTAGAATTGCTTGTACTATTAATAGGATGCATGCTCTTTGTGGCACTTGTGGTCAATCCACTGATTGTCTATATAAACATCCGAAGAAACCCGTACCCACTTGTATTTAGATGTTTACGAGAAAGCGGTATCACGGCATTCTTTACACGCAGCTCCGCTGCAAATATTCCTGTAAATATGAAGTTATCTGAAAAGCTAGGCTTGGATAAAGACACTTATTCTGTATCTATTCCGTTAGGCGCAACAGTTAATATGGCTGGGGCGGCAGTTACGATTTCTGTTCTGACACTGGCTGCGGTGCATACGCTTGGCATCCAAGTGGACATCCCAACTGCTGTTATCCTTAGTGTGTTGGCAGCTGTCTGTGCATGTGGTGCTTCTGGCGTTGCCGGCGGTTCACTTTTGCTGATTCCTTTAGCGTGCAGCTTATTTGGAATCCCTAATGATGTAGCTATGCAAGTAGTGGCTGTTGGTTTCGTTATTGGTGTTTTGCAAGATTCATTTGAAACAGCTCTTAACTCTTCAACAGACGTTCTTTTCACAGCAACAGCTGAATATAGAAAGCGTTTAAAAGAAGGGGAAACAGTGAAAGTCAATCAAGCATTTGATATTAAGAAACCTGCCAAAGATTTGGTGAATAGTTAA
- a CDS encoding GNAT family N-acetyltransferase encodes MAINIKKCTLEDLHELQAISIETFTETFEEQNSPEHLNAYLERAYNLNQLEQELTNHSSQFFFVYLDQEVAGYLKVNTEEAQSEAMGDDSLEVERIYVKKKFQKHGLGKHLMNKALEIAMEQKKKKIWLGVWEDNKNAIAFYQKKGFVQTGSHSFFMGDDEQVDLIMTKTFL; translated from the coding sequence ATGGCCATAAACATCAAAAAATGCACCTTGGAAGATTTGCATGAACTTCAAGCAATCAGTATTGAGACATTTACAGAGACATTCGAAGAGCAAAATTCACCCGAACACTTGAATGCTTATTTGGAAAGAGCCTACAACTTGAACCAGCTGGAACAGGAATTAACCAACCACTCTTCTCAATTCTTTTTTGTTTATTTGGATCAGGAAGTTGCTGGCTACTTAAAGGTTAACACCGAAGAGGCCCAGTCGGAAGCGATGGGCGATGACTCGCTGGAAGTCGAGCGGATTTATGTGAAGAAGAAATTTCAGAAACATGGGTTAGGAAAGCACCTGATGAACAAAGCGTTGGAAATTGCGATGGAGCAGAAGAAAAAGAAAATCTGGCTGGGCGTATGGGAAGATAATAAAAACGCCATTGCGTTCTATCAGAAAAAGGGGTTTGTCCAAACGGGTTCCCATTCCTTTTTTATGGGCGATGATGAGCAAGTGGACCTGATTATGACCAAAACTTTTTTGTGA
- a CDS encoding DUF2294 domain-containing protein yields the protein MSKDKTLQAEIGGYISTMLRRHFGKGPTSVYVTINQPFITIHFQGFLSPMEANLIKQNEIKRVLETRDILMNDLRVEIIQGLKQIDRLEVKELYADWNLAKETGLIICVLEDESDEISLPWPDDVDKEAFRKKIEQASDKAEKVPARTETYWLSDRTILVRRTEILIRIEKALIRNGFTEELKIAKRPLEHEVLKEVQLETVLKRKISETFLDWNFDTDLGYVVFLLEPNKQDMEV from the coding sequence ATGTCAAAAGATAAAACACTTCAAGCAGAAATTGGCGGTTATATCTCCACCATGCTGCGCCGTCATTTTGGCAAAGGCCCAACCTCTGTCTACGTCACCATCAATCAGCCGTTCATTACTATTCATTTCCAGGGGTTTTTATCTCCCATGGAAGCAAATTTAATAAAGCAAAACGAAATAAAACGTGTGCTGGAAACGAGAGATATTTTGATGAACGATCTTAGGGTAGAAATTATTCAGGGATTAAAGCAAATTGATCGCCTGGAGGTAAAAGAACTCTATGCAGATTGGAACCTCGCGAAGGAAACTGGGCTAATCATCTGCGTTTTAGAGGATGAATCGGATGAAATTTCTTTGCCATGGCCAGATGATGTGGACAAAGAGGCCTTCCGGAAAAAAATTGAGCAGGCCAGCGACAAAGCCGAAAAAGTACCCGCACGGACAGAAACGTATTGGCTAAGCGACCGGACAATATTGGTCCGGCGCACAGAGATTCTCATTCGAATTGAAAAAGCATTGATTCGAAATGGATTTACAGAAGAACTGAAAATTGCCAAACGGCCACTGGAGCATGAAGTGTTAAAGGAGGTCCAGTTAGAAACCGTTTTAAAGCGCAAGATCAGCGAAACTTTCCTGGATTGGAATTTTGATACTGACCTGGGGTATGTCGTTTTTCTTTTGGAACCAAACAAACAGGATATGGAAGTCTGA
- a CDS encoding YciI family protein: MRFMLIVKASNHSEAGEFPSSDLIEAMSRYNEELVDAGVRIMAEGLHPSSNGLRISYPKPGEEPVVSEGPFTEPRELIAGFILIDVKSKEEAIDWAMRMPDPMGRGEGQIELRQVFEGPVEAENPEISSG; the protein is encoded by the coding sequence ATGCGGTTTATGCTGATTGTCAAAGCTTCGAATCATTCGGAAGCTGGAGAATTCCCGAGCTCTGATCTTATTGAGGCCATGTCGAGGTACAACGAAGAATTAGTGGATGCAGGTGTGCGGATTATGGCTGAAGGGCTTCACCCAAGTTCAAATGGGCTTCGCATTTCTTATCCAAAACCAGGGGAGGAGCCTGTGGTTTCGGAGGGCCCATTTACAGAACCGAGAGAATTGATTGCCGGATTTATTTTGATTGATGTGAAGTCAAAAGAAGAAGCAATCGATTGGGCCATGCGGATGCCGGACCCAATGGGGCGTGGGGAAGGGCAAATTGAATTGCGCCAAGTATTTGAGGGGCCGGTGGAGGCCGAGAATCCAGAAATTTCTTCTGGCTAA
- a CDS encoding FMN-binding negative transcriptional regulator has translation MYIPKYFKVNNVDEIREFVQQNSFGTLVTTKKGKPIATHLPLQLVKEEDAYYITGHMAYGNPQWRTFETSEDVLVMFQGPHAYISSSWYEQENVPTWNYQAVHLYGTAQLLDVEELKQDLARLMQKYEKHRENPILWDKLSPSLLERELKGIVGFKIKVKEIQAAYKMSQNRNDTDYANIVEQLQKEGNPDSKQMAELMEKKLKNPM, from the coding sequence ATGTACATCCCAAAGTATTTTAAGGTCAACAATGTTGATGAAATCCGGGAGTTTGTCCAACAAAATTCTTTCGGAACGCTCGTTACCACAAAAAAAGGAAAACCCATTGCGACGCACCTTCCCCTGCAATTAGTGAAAGAAGAAGATGCCTACTATATAACCGGGCATATGGCTTACGGCAATCCACAGTGGCGGACATTCGAAACCAGTGAAGATGTACTGGTCATGTTCCAGGGACCGCACGCTTATATCTCTTCTTCCTGGTACGAGCAGGAAAACGTTCCGACATGGAACTACCAGGCTGTCCATCTTTATGGAACGGCTCAACTTTTGGACGTAGAAGAATTGAAACAAGACCTGGCCAGGCTGATGCAGAAATACGAGAAGCACCGCGAGAATCCCATTCTCTGGGATAAGCTCTCCCCTTCGTTATTGGAACGAGAATTGAAGGGGATTGTCGGATTCAAGATTAAGGTTAAAGAAATTCAGGCTGCCTATAAAATGAGCCAGAACCGGAATGATACGGATTATGCGAACATCGTGGAGCAATTGCAGAAAGAAGGAAATCCAGATTCGAAACAGATGGCCGAATTGATGGAAAAGAAATTAAAAAACCCTATGTAG
- a CDS encoding SDR family oxidoreductase, giving the protein MGIKDKVVVVMGASSGIGEATTRILAEKGAKLVLAARREDNLKKIKESLPDAQIVYRKADVSDYDEVQKVIDLAITEYGQVDVLFNNAGIMPTSPLAEAKRDEWQKMLDINVMGVLNGIAAALPKMVEQKSGHIISTDSVAGHVVYPDSAVYCGTKFAVRAIMEGLRQEQRENNIKSTIISPGAVQTELYKTISDKKVSDDLHQAQKEWGLSAEDIAQAVAYVIDTPERVSVSDMIIRPTLQSM; this is encoded by the coding sequence ATGGGAATTAAAGATAAAGTGGTTGTCGTTATGGGTGCATCAAGTGGAATTGGAGAAGCAACCACAAGAATTTTAGCGGAAAAAGGAGCGAAATTAGTATTGGCAGCGCGTAGAGAAGATAACTTGAAGAAAATCAAAGAATCTCTTCCTGATGCTCAAATCGTCTACAGAAAAGCCGATGTTTCCGATTATGATGAAGTGCAGAAAGTCATTGATCTGGCTATCACTGAATATGGACAAGTAGATGTCCTCTTTAATAACGCTGGAATCATGCCGACGTCACCACTAGCTGAAGCAAAACGTGATGAATGGCAAAAGATGCTGGATATAAATGTTATGGGAGTTTTAAACGGAATTGCAGCTGCGCTTCCTAAAATGGTGGAACAAAAGTCAGGGCATATTATTTCAACCGATTCAGTAGCCGGCCATGTTGTCTATCCAGATTCTGCCGTTTATTGTGGAACAAAATTTGCAGTCAGAGCGATCATGGAAGGACTTAGACAAGAACAGAGAGAAAACAACATCAAATCGACCATTATATCGCCTGGAGCAGTCCAGACAGAACTATATAAGACAATAAGCGATAAAAAAGTATCTGATGACCTCCATCAAGCACAAAAAGAGTGGGGCCTATCTGCAGAAGACATCGCTCAAGCGGTGGCTTATGTTATTGATACTCCTGAAAGAGTATCTGTCAGTGACATGATTATTCGGCCGACCCTGCAATCAATGTAA
- a CDS encoding MarR family winged helix-turn-helix transcriptional regulator → MKEILREIGMIARALDSISNIEFKEFDLTKGQYLYVVRICENPGIIQEQLVDMIKVDRSTATRALQKLEISGFIEKKEDPHNKKIRRLFPTEKGKAVYPFIKKENDHSNLVALEGFSEKEAATAFDLLQRIRKNVEKDWESVKKGNKRTY, encoded by the coding sequence ATGAAGGAAATTCTGCGCGAAATCGGCATGATAGCCAGGGCATTAGATTCAATCAGCAATATCGAATTCAAAGAATTCGACCTTACCAAGGGGCAGTATTTATATGTAGTAAGAATCTGTGAAAACCCCGGGATCATCCAGGAACAGCTAGTGGACATGATTAAAGTGGACCGGTCTACGGCAACCCGCGCTCTCCAGAAACTCGAAATCAGCGGTTTCATTGAAAAGAAAGAAGATCCACACAACAAAAAAATCCGAAGACTTTTTCCAACGGAGAAAGGGAAAGCGGTGTATCCTTTCATCAAAAAAGAAAATGATCATTCCAATCTTGTGGCATTAGAAGGCTTTTCCGAAAAAGAAGCAGCAACTGCTTTCGATCTGCTGCAGCGAATCCGAAAAAACGTCGAAAAGGACTGGGAATCTGTAAAAAAAGGAAACAAGAGAACCTATTAA
- a CDS encoding PAS domain S-box protein: protein MKYFSEKIGPDNLASTILFDLIKDPVFLMEEDRESFRYIYANPSALAMLPLHEVIGSRIEEVLSPEISRKLIQQYKHVQSTQKPMEFTERIELDNSEFIGETMLNPIVAEDGRCHYILAIVRDVTERERKKQDLQKTQREIEIERKRLNSLVENNANAVFEFDHQKNFISINKKVTEVTGFSEEELLGQSIVSLVVDSCLEEALSYFEKALEGNAVEFETIIYTKNQEMAIFHVNTVPIIVEEKVIGIYAIAKEITEQKKMERLLRESEQRYKSIFDNHPHGILTFDRTGNLESINAGTETITGYSMNELLAASLLSIILPEETEKVQHHFYKAINEKQPERYELAFRHKNGQLIDLQTINIPIIVDEQVVGIHSIVTDITEVYRAQKALTETKEELEVFWENSTDPIFYIDTKGDILKVNPAFEETFEYTEEEMVTGQGTIIPQHMKSDQIHIVERILKGETVNSHDTIRITKTGKPLNIISSYSPVRNADKEIVGATIIYKNVTELKKAEKELQKSQDKYKIITESTFDIITLINLSGLIEYVSPANKKILGYPDHAYIGSPFTTNVHPEDAFDLMESVTSLIHGGQPATIEIRFLHQNGHYIWMEVSPTPVLVDGEVKQLFTIARDITERRRLQDKIAKMAFYDHLSGIPNRRTFDDKLNKAIHQANQSGKKVAILMLDGRKFKQINDQFGHDAGDAVIKEMATRLQSCVRPIDTAARLGGDEMGVILPELDSLETAENMAQQILKSFEVPLTFNGFEIKIGAGIGISLYPDDTVNEKQLIKYADMALYEAKKSHQDEYRVYK, encoded by the coding sequence ATGAAGTACTTTTCAGAAAAAATAGGACCGGATAATTTAGCCTCTACCATTCTTTTTGATTTGATCAAGGACCCGGTTTTTTTGATGGAGGAAGATCGTGAGTCCTTCCGTTATATCTATGCAAATCCATCAGCCTTAGCCATGCTGCCTCTTCACGAAGTTATTGGAAGCCGAATCGAAGAGGTGCTTTCACCGGAAATAAGCCGTAAATTAATCCAACAGTACAAACACGTGCAATCTACTCAAAAGCCTATGGAGTTTACCGAAAGAATCGAATTAGATAACAGCGAATTCATCGGAGAAACCATGCTCAATCCGATAGTGGCAGAGGACGGCCGCTGCCACTATATATTAGCTATCGTAAGAGACGTCACAGAAAGAGAGCGTAAAAAACAAGATCTTCAAAAGACACAAAGAGAAATAGAAATAGAACGAAAGAGATTGAACTCTCTGGTAGAAAACAATGCAAATGCGGTATTTGAGTTTGACCATCAAAAAAACTTCATCAGCATTAATAAAAAGGTCACAGAAGTCACTGGTTTTAGTGAAGAAGAACTGCTCGGCCAATCTATTGTTTCCTTAGTTGTCGATAGCTGCTTGGAGGAAGCCCTCTCGTACTTCGAGAAGGCATTAGAGGGGAATGCCGTTGAATTTGAAACCATCATCTATACAAAAAACCAAGAGATGGCCATATTTCATGTGAACACGGTTCCCATAATTGTCGAAGAAAAAGTAATAGGAATCTACGCCATTGCCAAGGAAATTACCGAACAGAAAAAGATGGAGCGGCTGTTGCGAGAAAGCGAACAGCGTTATAAGTCAATTTTTGATAACCATCCACACGGCATACTGACTTTCGATCGAACCGGCAATCTGGAGAGCATCAATGCCGGAACAGAGACTATTACAGGCTACTCAATGAATGAATTACTGGCCGCTTCCTTACTGTCGATTATCCTTCCCGAAGAAACAGAAAAAGTGCAGCACCACTTTTATAAAGCCATAAATGAAAAACAGCCTGAACGTTACGAATTAGCTTTCCGCCATAAAAACGGGCAGCTAATCGACCTTCAGACAATAAATATACCCATTATCGTAGACGAACAAGTGGTTGGCATCCACAGTATTGTAACCGATATCACTGAAGTATATCGGGCACAGAAAGCTTTGACTGAAACGAAAGAAGAGCTTGAAGTTTTCTGGGAAAATTCCACCGACCCCATCTTTTACATAGATACTAAAGGTGACATCCTGAAAGTGAACCCTGCATTTGAGGAAACGTTTGAATATACCGAAGAAGAAATGGTGACTGGGCAAGGCACTATCATTCCGCAGCACATGAAATCGGATCAAATCCATATCGTGGAAAGAATTCTGAAGGGTGAAACTGTAAATTCCCATGACACTATCCGCATAACCAAGACAGGAAAACCGCTAAATATCATTTCCTCCTATTCACCGGTTAGAAATGCGGATAAAGAAATCGTCGGTGCAACCATCATCTACAAAAACGTGACGGAACTTAAAAAAGCCGAAAAGGAACTGCAAAAAAGCCAAGATAAATATAAGATTATTACCGAAAGCACTTTTGATATCATTACATTGATCAATCTTTCGGGCCTAATCGAATACGTATCACCTGCAAACAAAAAAATTCTGGGATATCCCGATCACGCTTATATCGGAAGCCCTTTTACTACAAATGTTCATCCTGAAGATGCATTTGATTTAATGGAAAGTGTAACTTCGCTCATTCATGGAGGCCAACCGGCCACTATAGAAATTCGTTTTTTGCATCAAAACGGCCATTATATCTGGATGGAAGTTTCCCCCACTCCTGTTTTAGTAGACGGAGAAGTGAAGCAATTATTTACGATTGCCAGAGATATTACGGAACGCAGAAGGCTGCAGGATAAAATTGCGAAAATGGCTTTTTATGACCATCTATCAGGAATACCGAATCGGCGGACTTTTGATGATAAGCTGAATAAAGCCATTCATCAAGCCAACCAATCCGGCAAGAAAGTGGCCATTTTGATGCTCGACGGGCGTAAATTCAAACAAATAAACGATCAATTTGGGCATGATGCAGGGGACGCTGTCATTAAGGAAATGGCTACCCGCCTTCAGTCCTGTGTACGCCCCATTGATACAGCGGCACGTTTAGGCGGCGATGAAATGGGAGTAATCTTACCAGAACTGGATTCACTGGAAACGGCAGAAAACATGGCTCAACAGATTTTAAAATCGTTTGAAGTGCCTCTAACCTTCAATGGCTTTGAGATAAAAATCGGCGCAGGGATCGGCATTTCCCTTTACCCTGACGACACTGTCAATGAAAAGCAGCTGATAAAGTACGCCGATATGGCGCTGTATGAAGCAAAAAAATCGCATCAGGACGAATATAGAGTGTATAAATAG
- a CDS encoding GNAT family N-acetyltransferase codes for MLIKYKKALEKITMGLLSFIPADLQLSTLQKTVQQYEDNPDWQLYLWKCEEDFVGVIGIEIQELTFAVHHISVNPSFRGEGIGHAMVEKVQELQDPRAMQATERTKDFLEKCWKTTYSI; via the coding sequence ATGCTAATTAAATATAAGAAAGCGCTAGAAAAAATCACAATGGGCTTATTGTCTTTTATACCGGCTGACCTCCAGTTAAGCACTTTGCAAAAAACGGTACAGCAATATGAAGATAATCCGGACTGGCAGCTCTACCTCTGGAAATGTGAAGAGGATTTTGTTGGGGTGATCGGCATTGAAATCCAGGAGCTCACGTTCGCTGTACACCATATCTCGGTCAATCCTTCTTTCCGCGGAGAAGGCATCGGCCATGCCATGGTAGAGAAAGTTCAGGAACTTCAAGATCCGCGCGCTATGCAAGCAACCGAAAGAACCAAAGACTTTCTCGAGAAATGCTGGAAAACAACCTACTCCATCTAA
- a CDS encoding HIT family protein, translating to MECLGCLLANKKIPVNVVYEDDFVTCILDHDPFNEGHTLILPKKHFRYVDEFDAETARSVMKASQLLSKAIKKLYRPHGITICQNGGAIDELTHYHMHVVPREKNQPFASFFTEELWENEHIKNKVSITRSEMSNVLEDLI from the coding sequence ATAGAATGTCTAGGCTGCTTGTTAGCAAATAAAAAGATACCGGTAAATGTTGTTTATGAGGATGACTTTGTCACTTGTATACTGGATCACGATCCTTTCAACGAAGGACATACTTTAATATTGCCGAAGAAACATTTTCGGTATGTAGATGAATTTGATGCAGAAACGGCGCGGTCCGTCATGAAAGCTTCTCAATTGCTTTCAAAAGCAATCAAAAAGCTTTACCGTCCTCACGGCATAACTATTTGCCAAAACGGTGGAGCGATAGATGAATTAACTCATTACCATATGCATGTGGTGCCAAGGGAAAAGAACCAACCATTCGCCAGTTTTTTTACCGAAGAGCTTTGGGAAAATGAACACATAAAAAACAAAGTTTCAATCACGCGCAGCGAGATGTCTAACGTTCTTGAAGACCTTATTTAG
- a CDS encoding DMT family transporter: MAWTALVFAGIFEMFGVAMINKLHQDRNWQSLTLLILGFGASFVLLAYAMETLAMGTAYAVWTGIGASGGAIIGMLFYNESKDWKRILFIAMVLGAAVGLKLVS; encoded by the coding sequence ATGGCATGGACGGCATTGGTTTTTGCAGGGATTTTTGAAATGTTCGGGGTCGCAATGATCAATAAACTGCACCAGGACCGCAACTGGCAATCGCTTACGCTGCTAATTTTAGGATTCGGAGCAAGCTTTGTTCTTTTGGCCTACGCCATGGAAACATTGGCCATGGGGACAGCCTATGCCGTCTGGACCGGAATCGGTGCATCCGGCGGCGCCATCATCGGCATGCTTTTTTACAATGAATCGAAAGACTGGAAGAGAATTCTCTTCATCGCGATGGTACTTGGTGCGGCAGTGGGATTGAAACTGGTTTCTTGA